From one Rhizobium lentis genomic stretch:
- a CDS encoding GNAT family N-acetyltransferase: MARVDIVSLKENADPSKRLRLPIRSDSGRIVGELQCIDRSMLDEPGLISDLTAWRNQSMPFFLTQFTATEERTRSWLESISLPAADRILFVICDPDGNRLGNFGVCNIRPGAAEFDNVIRGRISDIRNLMFHCGIALLEWMFSGLGVETAELHVFSHNEKAIGLYKRLGFAAAESLPLRHTQEEGMVKYSIVDRSQANASFDYLKMELPSERFRQAQPVALPTTRAPYRTG, encoded by the coding sequence ATGGCGCGGGTCGATATCGTCAGCCTGAAGGAAAATGCAGACCCGAGCAAACGGCTCCGTCTGCCAATCAGAAGCGATAGCGGCCGGATCGTGGGCGAACTGCAATGCATCGACAGGTCGATGCTCGACGAGCCCGGCCTGATCAGTGACCTGACGGCATGGCGAAACCAGTCGATGCCGTTTTTCCTCACGCAATTCACCGCTACCGAGGAACGCACACGTAGCTGGCTCGAAAGCATTTCGCTACCCGCTGCCGACCGGATCCTGTTCGTCATTTGCGATCCCGATGGCAACCGGCTCGGCAATTTCGGCGTCTGCAACATCCGGCCCGGCGCGGCCGAATTCGACAACGTCATCCGCGGCCGAATCAGCGATATCCGCAACCTGATGTTCCATTGTGGCATCGCATTGCTGGAGTGGATGTTTTCCGGGCTTGGGGTCGAAACCGCCGAGTTGCATGTCTTTTCCCACAATGAAAAAGCGATCGGGCTTTACAAGCGGTTGGGCTTTGCTGCGGCCGAAAGCCTGCCGCTGCGGCACACCCAGGAAGAGGGCATGGTCAAATATTCGATCGTCGATCGATCGCAAGCAAATGCCAGCTTCGACTATCTCAAAATGGAGCTTCCGAGCGAGCGTTTCCGGCAGGCGCAACCAGTGGCTTTGCCAACCACCCGAGCGCCTTACCGCACCGGCTGA
- a CDS encoding acyltransferase family protein, whose amino-acid sequence MLVQLQYLRAVAALMVVYFHAILQLAKVNPAVDATAFLYGETGVDIFFVLSGFVMWLTTSGRAMSPIDFARRRIRRIVPLYWLATLFSAVVALVAPSLLKSTVFDLPHLIASLLFLPWANAADPTTITPVVVPGWTLNYEMFFYFVFALLLPLSETRRIPAMFAVFAVILIACRLLPETTATRFYGEPIMLEFLAGVVLGWVYGQKVLLPNRWAWAALATGFVFLFVNEALMPPESRFYAWGIPAIFIVYGAISIDFSRLPVIGWLNYLGDCSYSIYITHAFTLAFLRVASDRLPIGVLQQPLLFVILSLVLSSIGGAIIHEITTPRRKVAVASRPPV is encoded by the coding sequence ATGCTTGTCCAGCTTCAATATCTGCGCGCCGTTGCGGCGCTGATGGTCGTTTATTTCCATGCGATATTGCAGCTTGCCAAGGTCAATCCAGCCGTCGACGCCACGGCTTTTCTTTATGGTGAAACCGGCGTTGATATCTTCTTCGTCCTCAGCGGTTTTGTGATGTGGCTGACGACGAGCGGACGCGCGATGAGCCCCATCGATTTCGCCCGCCGCCGCATTCGAAGGATCGTCCCGCTCTATTGGCTGGCGACTCTGTTTTCGGCCGTCGTGGCGCTGGTCGCGCCGTCATTGCTGAAATCGACCGTATTCGACCTTCCGCATCTCATCGCCTCACTCCTCTTTCTGCCTTGGGCCAATGCCGCCGACCCCACCACGATCACTCCCGTCGTCGTGCCGGGCTGGACGCTGAATTACGAGATGTTCTTCTATTTCGTGTTTGCGCTGCTGCTGCCGCTCTCGGAAACCCGCCGGATTCCCGCGATGTTTGCCGTTTTTGCGGTGATCCTGATTGCCTGCCGGCTGTTGCCGGAAACAACGGCCACCCGGTTCTACGGCGAGCCGATCATGCTGGAGTTTCTCGCCGGCGTCGTGCTCGGCTGGGTGTACGGGCAGAAGGTGCTTCTGCCGAACCGTTGGGCCTGGGCGGCACTGGCCACGGGTTTTGTGTTCCTCTTCGTCAACGAAGCGCTGATGCCGCCGGAGAGCCGGTTCTACGCCTGGGGAATCCCGGCGATCTTCATCGTCTACGGTGCTATTTCCATCGATTTTTCCCGGCTTCCCGTCATCGGCTGGCTGAACTATCTCGGCGACTGCTCCTACAGCATCTATATCACCCACGCCTTCACGCTCGCCTTCCTGAGGGTCGCCTCGGACCGCCTGCCGATCGGCGTGCTGCAGCAGCCGCTGCTCTTCGTGATCCTGTCGCTCGTGCTTTCGTCGATCGGCGGCGCAATCATCCATGAAATCACCACGCCGCGCCGGAAGGTGGCGGTGGCGAGCCGCCCACCAGTCTAA
- a CDS encoding aminotransferase, with protein MTDEALVDRMALPRPDVTVADAEEILLAHYGLSGTLAELGSQQDRNYRVDSDRGRYVLKICHAVYGTPEIEAQNAALRHLKNRQDAPRVPNVIATNDGREIVVLTVRGRGYQVRLLDFLEGQGLAEKKYLAPASIAALGALCARLAQALADFDHPGLDRSLQWDLRRAGPVAVQLLSAITDSAARDRIAKTMVMAVRRIQPLAPSLRLQAVHHDVTGDNVVGHRDARGHTIPDGVIDFGDIIRGWLVGDLAVTCASLLHQANGDPFHILPAVTAYQAIYPLSGDELRALWPLIVARAVILVASSEQQISIDPDNEYVRGNLAHERRIFDTAMSVPFELMEAAILKAAGADVAAPPASGWLPLLPDIDPAAIAYVDLGVRSPHFSAGNWLTADMDWRLLARAATETGTAATRYGEYRLSRAALGNSAGQATFALHVDICLAAGSAIAAPFAGRIGWKDQHLTLSDDSMTLHLDGLDPLIEGGVEDGAVLAAGDRLGSVFGEASSLGGLRLQLCSVAGLEPPLFATPREAAAWSVLCPSPSPLLGPGADAPRPDTAELFVRRQTHLAGAQKNYYATPPQIERGWREHLFDVEGRAYLDMVNNVTLLGHGHPRLAAAISAQWLRLNTNSRFHYAAIAEYSERLAALAPDGLDAVFLVNSGSEANDLAIRLAQAHSGARHILCLLEAYHGWTAASDAVSTSIADNPLAPTTRPDWVHAVVSPNTYRGAFRGTDTAAHYLSAVTPMLETIDASGEGLAGFIGESVYGNAGGIPLPEGYLKEIYAEVRARGGLCIADEVQVGYARLGHYFWGFEQQGVVPDIITIAKGIGNGHPLGAVITRREIAQSLEKEGPFFSSTGGSPVSCVAGLTVLDIMAEEKLQENARTVGDHLKARLAALIDRHPIAGAVHGMGLYLGLEFVRDRTTLKPATEETAAICDRLLDLGIIMQPTGDHQNVLKIKPPLCLSIESADFFADMLEKVLDEGW; from the coding sequence ATGACCGACGAGGCGCTTGTTGATCGCATGGCGCTGCCGCGTCCCGACGTCACCGTCGCGGACGCGGAAGAAATCCTTCTTGCCCATTACGGCCTATCCGGCACGCTCGCCGAACTCGGCAGCCAGCAGGATCGGAACTACCGCGTCGACAGCGATCGCGGTCGATACGTCCTGAAGATCTGCCATGCCGTCTATGGGACTCCCGAGATCGAAGCGCAGAATGCGGCGCTTCGCCACCTCAAGAACCGGCAGGATGCGCCACGCGTTCCGAACGTGATCGCCACGAATGACGGGCGGGAGATCGTCGTCCTTACCGTTCGCGGGCGGGGCTACCAGGTCCGGCTGCTGGATTTTCTGGAAGGCCAGGGGCTGGCGGAGAAAAAATATCTGGCGCCGGCTTCCATCGCTGCGCTTGGCGCGCTCTGCGCGAGGCTGGCACAGGCGCTTGCCGATTTCGACCATCCGGGCCTCGACCGCAGCCTGCAATGGGATTTGAGACGCGCCGGTCCTGTCGCCGTGCAGCTGCTTTCCGCCATCACCGACAGCGCTGCCCGCGACCGGATCGCCAAAACCATGGTGATGGCCGTTCGCCGCATCCAGCCCTTGGCGCCGTCGCTCCGGCTCCAGGCCGTACATCACGACGTCACCGGCGACAATGTCGTCGGCCATCGCGACGCCCGTGGCCACACGATCCCCGACGGGGTGATCGATTTCGGCGACATCATCCGCGGCTGGCTGGTCGGAGACCTTGCCGTCACATGCGCTTCGCTGCTGCATCAAGCGAATGGCGATCCCTTTCATATCCTGCCTGCCGTCACCGCCTATCAAGCAATCTATCCGTTGAGCGGCGACGAGCTGAGGGCGCTCTGGCCGTTGATCGTCGCCCGCGCAGTCATCCTCGTCGCAAGCAGCGAGCAGCAGATTTCAATCGATCCGGACAACGAATATGTCCGCGGCAATCTCGCTCACGAGCGGCGAATCTTCGATACGGCGATGTCGGTTCCGTTCGAACTCATGGAAGCCGCGATCCTCAAGGCGGCCGGCGCAGATGTCGCCGCCCCGCCGGCATCCGGATGGCTGCCCTTGCTGCCCGACATCGATCCCGCCGCGATCGCCTATGTCGACCTTGGCGTGCGAAGCCCACATTTTTCCGCCGGCAACTGGCTCACTGCCGATATGGACTGGCGGCTGCTTGCCCGAGCGGCAACCGAAACCGGCACGGCGGCGACGCGCTATGGTGAATATCGGCTTTCCCGCGCGGCGCTCGGAAATAGCGCGGGACAGGCGACCTTCGCCCTGCATGTCGACATATGCCTTGCCGCAGGAAGCGCAATCGCCGCGCCCTTTGCGGGGCGCATCGGCTGGAAGGACCAGCATCTGACCCTCAGCGACGACAGCATGACGCTGCATCTCGACGGGCTCGACCCTTTGATCGAGGGCGGGGTCGAGGATGGCGCCGTGCTTGCCGCCGGCGATCGGCTCGGTTCGGTTTTCGGCGAGGCGTCGTCGCTTGGCGGGCTGCGCCTCCAGCTCTGCAGCGTCGCCGGCCTCGAACCACCGCTGTTTGCAACGCCGCGCGAGGCGGCGGCCTGGTCGGTGCTCTGCCCTTCGCCTTCGCCCCTTCTCGGCCCAGGAGCGGATGCGCCGCGACCGGACACAGCCGAGCTCTTCGTCAGGCGGCAGACCCATCTCGCAGGTGCGCAAAAGAACTATTATGCCACGCCGCCGCAGATCGAGCGCGGCTGGAGGGAGCATCTGTTCGATGTCGAGGGCCGAGCCTATCTCGACATGGTCAACAATGTCACGCTTCTTGGCCACGGCCATCCTAGGCTGGCGGCGGCGATCAGCGCCCAATGGCTGCGGCTCAATACGAATTCACGATTCCACTATGCGGCGATCGCGGAATATTCCGAACGTCTCGCGGCGCTCGCGCCGGACGGACTTGACGCCGTCTTCCTCGTCAACAGCGGCTCAGAGGCCAACGATCTGGCGATTCGGCTGGCGCAAGCCCATAGCGGCGCGCGCCACATCCTCTGCCTGCTCGAAGCCTATCATGGCTGGACGGCGGCGAGCGACGCCGTCTCCACGTCCATCGCCGACAATCCGCTGGCGCCGACCACCCGACCGGATTGGGTGCATGCGGTCGTTTCACCGAATACCTATCGCGGCGCGTTTCGCGGGACCGACACGGCGGCGCATTATCTCAGCGCCGTCACGCCGATGCTGGAAACGATCGACGCCAGCGGCGAAGGCCTGGCCGGCTTCATCGGCGAATCGGTCTACGGCAATGCCGGCGGCATTCCGTTGCCGGAAGGTTACCTCAAGGAGATCTATGCCGAGGTGCGCGCCCGCGGCGGGCTCTGCATCGCCGACGAGGTGCAGGTCGGCTATGCCAGACTCGGCCATTATTTCTGGGGCTTCGAACAGCAAGGGGTCGTGCCCGATATCATCACCATCGCCAAGGGCATCGGTAACGGCCACCCGCTCGGCGCGGTCATCACCAGACGGGAGATTGCGCAGTCGCTGGAGAAGGAGGGGCCCTTCTTCTCTTCCACCGGCGGCAGCCCGGTCAGCTGCGTCGCCGGCTTGACGGTGCTCGATATCATGGCCGAGGAGAAGCTGCAGGAAAATGCCCGGACGGTCGGCGACCATCTGAAGGCGCGGCTTGCCGCACTGATCGACCGGCACCCGATCGCCGGCGCCGTACACGGCATGGGTCTCTATCTCGGCCTGGAATTCGTCCGCGACAGAACGACGCTGAAGCCGGCGACGGAAGAGACGGCGGCGATCTGCGACCGGCTTCTCGATCTCGGTATCATCATGCAGCCGACCGGTGATCACCAAAATGTGCTGAAGATCAAGCCGCCGCTTTGCCTCAGCATCGAAAGCGCGGATTTCTTTGCGGACATGCTGGAAAAGGTGCTGGACGAAGGCTGGTAA
- a CDS encoding DegT/DnrJ/EryC1/StrS family aminotransferase, translating into MTNRIFYTKPSITQLETDYAADAAATGWGARCYDYINRFERDFKTYLGSDFAIATSSCTGAMHMGLAALGIGEGDEVILADTNWVATVSPIVHLGAKPVFVDVLPDSWCIDPGEVERHITPKTKAIIATHIYGNLCDMDALLEIGKRTGIPVIEDAAEAIGSVWNGRRAGSMGTFGTFSFHGTKTLTTGEGGMFVTSDAALYERVLTLSNHGRARGQTKQFWPDEIGFKYKMSNIQAAIGCAQIERIEELVARKREILAAYMVRLSALPGISMNPEYSGTINGAWMPTAVFHPSTGITREMMQKAFEAANIDARVFFYPLSSLSMFEDRPENVNAWSIPGRAINLPSYHDMSEADIDRVAATLLDVTAGRIHHNSAALQQSA; encoded by the coding sequence ATGACAAATAGGATCTTTTACACCAAGCCTTCCATCACCCAGCTTGAAACCGATTATGCCGCGGATGCGGCAGCGACCGGCTGGGGCGCACGCTGTTACGACTACATCAACCGCTTCGAACGCGACTTCAAGACTTATCTCGGCAGCGACTTCGCCATCGCGACATCGAGCTGCACCGGCGCCATGCACATGGGCCTGGCCGCGCTCGGCATCGGCGAAGGCGACGAAGTGATCCTCGCCGACACCAACTGGGTCGCTACCGTCTCGCCGATCGTCCACCTCGGCGCCAAGCCTGTTTTCGTCGACGTGCTGCCGGATTCCTGGTGCATCGATCCGGGTGAGGTCGAGCGGCACATCACACCGAAAACCAAGGCGATTATAGCGACCCATATCTACGGCAATCTTTGCGACATGGACGCGCTGCTCGAGATCGGCAAGCGCACCGGCATTCCTGTCATCGAGGATGCGGCGGAAGCGATCGGTTCCGTCTGGAATGGCCGCCGCGCCGGTTCAATGGGCACCTTCGGCACCTTCTCCTTCCACGGCACGAAGACGCTGACGACGGGTGAGGGCGGCATGTTTGTCACCAGCGACGCTGCGCTTTACGAACGGGTGCTAACGCTCAGCAACCACGGCCGCGCACGCGGCCAGACCAAGCAGTTCTGGCCCGACGAGATCGGCTTCAAGTACAAGATGTCCAACATACAGGCAGCCATCGGCTGCGCCCAGATCGAGCGCATCGAAGAGCTCGTCGCCCGCAAGCGGGAAATCCTCGCCGCCTACATGGTCCGGCTTTCCGCCTTGCCCGGCATCTCGATGAATCCGGAATACAGCGGCACGATCAACGGCGCCTGGATGCCGACCGCGGTATTCCATCCGTCGACGGGCATTACCCGCGAGATGATGCAGAAGGCCTTCGAGGCCGCCAATATCGACGCGCGCGTCTTCTTCTATCCCCTGTCCAGCCTCTCCATGTTCGAAGACCGGCCGGAGAACGTGAATGCCTGGAGCATTCCGGGGCGGGCGATCAATCTGCCGAGTTATCACGACATGAGTGAAGCCGATATCGACCGCGTGGCGGCGACGCTGCTCGATGTGACGGCCGGGCGGATCCACCACAACAGCGCGGCATTACAGCAGTCGGCCTAA
- a CDS encoding GumC family protein, translating into MSQYDRNRVGRLPGWRSYEPPQTAPEGARLRSPVVRPDDFARPPPEPAPPPFVPPANVAQSRRYEQPSPAAAEQPAVDMPLQSAGAPAASLLDLRSAIAAIWSRRLVVLALALLGAVAGGALAPFIGQKFTAVSSLYFDPRQIGLADAGAQSSGPSPEMISALIDSQVQILTSGNVLRRVVDAMKLDQDPEFTGGRTDGAAVIGALQKALVVTREASTYVVSLAATTNDPEKSARLANQVVTSFTEEENSASNGLYENTSSTLDGRLDDLRQKVLEAEQAVETFRADNDMAATEGNLISDQRLASLNTLLVTAQEKTIQAKARADAVANLRVEDIVAGNQTEGGATSPLVSLRQQYATQAAAVGSLESQMGTRHPRLQAARSSLQSISGEIKGELQRLATSARGEYEQAKSAEDSIAKELAVQKALQATSSDKQVELNELQRKATAARDIYETVLKRSSQTSEEQSLSQSNIRVISPAEPPVKADGPGKKILMVAGIIGGFLAGFFLGAALAILAGLFGHPVIRGYFRKSPVAAA; encoded by the coding sequence ATGAGCCAGTATGACAGGAACAGAGTAGGCCGGCTGCCCGGCTGGCGCAGTTATGAGCCGCCTCAGACTGCGCCGGAAGGCGCGCGCCTGCGCAGTCCCGTCGTTCGTCCGGATGATTTCGCCCGTCCCCCGCCCGAACCGGCTCCTCCGCCCTTCGTGCCGCCGGCGAACGTTGCCCAAAGCCGCCGTTACGAGCAGCCATCGCCGGCTGCCGCCGAACAGCCTGCCGTCGATATGCCGCTGCAGAGCGCAGGCGCGCCCGCCGCCTCGCTTCTCGACCTTCGCTCCGCCATCGCGGCGATCTGGAGCCGCCGGCTGGTGGTGCTTGCGCTGGCCCTTCTCGGCGCCGTCGCGGGCGGCGCTTTGGCGCCGTTCATCGGCCAGAAATTCACCGCCGTGAGCAGTCTTTATTTCGACCCGCGCCAGATCGGCCTTGCCGATGCGGGCGCGCAATCTTCGGGTCCGTCTCCCGAAATGATTTCGGCGCTGATCGACAGTCAGGTGCAGATCCTGACCTCGGGCAATGTACTACGCCGCGTTGTTGATGCCATGAAGCTCGACCAGGATCCGGAATTCACCGGCGGCAGGACGGACGGTGCGGCCGTGATCGGCGCGCTGCAGAAGGCGCTTGTCGTCACCCGTGAGGCGAGCACCTATGTCGTTTCGCTGGCCGCCACCACGAATGATCCGGAAAAGTCCGCAAGGCTTGCCAACCAGGTCGTCACCTCCTTCACCGAGGAGGAAAACAGTGCTTCGAACGGCCTCTACGAAAACACCTCCTCGACGCTCGACGGACGTCTCGATGATCTGCGCCAGAAGGTGCTGGAGGCCGAGCAGGCGGTCGAAACCTTCCGCGCCGACAACGACATGGCCGCGACCGAGGGCAACCTGATTTCCGATCAGCGGCTCGCATCCCTGAACACGCTGCTGGTGACCGCGCAGGAAAAGACCATTCAGGCCAAGGCCCGCGCCGATGCCGTCGCCAATCTCCGCGTCGAGGACATCGTCGCCGGCAACCAGACGGAGGGCGGCGCTACTTCGCCGCTCGTCAGCCTGCGTCAGCAATATGCCACCCAGGCCGCCGCCGTCGGCAGCCTCGAAAGCCAGATGGGCACGCGCCATCCGCGCCTGCAGGCGGCCCGCTCCTCGCTGCAGAGCATATCGGGCGAGATCAAGGGCGAGTTGCAACGCCTCGCCACCTCGGCACGGGGCGAATATGAGCAGGCCAAATCAGCCGAAGACAGCATCGCCAAGGAACTTGCCGTTCAGAAGGCGCTGCAGGCGACGAGTTCGGACAAGCAGGTGGAACTGAACGAATTGCAGCGCAAGGCGACGGCGGCGCGCGATATTTACGAGACGGTGCTGAAGCGCTCCAGCCAGACGAGCGAGGAGCAGAGCCTCAGTCAAAGCAATATCCGCGTCATCTCGCCGGCCGAACCGCCTGTCAAGGCCGATGGCCCGGGCAAGAAGATCCTGATGGTCGCCGGGATCATTGGCGGCTTCCTCGCCGGCTTCTTCCTGGGTGCCGCCCTTGCCATCCTCGCCGGTCTCTTCGGCCATCCCGTAATCAGAGGTTATTTCAGGAAATCGCCCGTCGCGGCGGCTTGA
- the purU gene encoding formyltetrahydrofolate deformylase, with amino-acid sequence MTSYVLTVSCKSTRGIVAAISSYLAEKGCNIIDSSQFDDLDTGRFFMRVSFISEEGLSGSAISADFAAVAAPFEMEYDFHDSEKRMKVLLMVSRFGHCLNDLLYRWKIGALPIDIVGVVSNHFDYQKVVVNHDIPFHHIKVTKENKPQAEAQLVDLVEQTGTELIVLARYMQVLSDQLCKQMSGRIINIHHSFLPSFKGANPYKQAYSRGVKLIGATAHYVTADLDEGPIIEQDTARITHAQSPDDYVSIGRDVESQVLARAIHAHIHHRTFINGNRTVVFPASPGSYASERMG; translated from the coding sequence ATGACAAGCTATGTATTGACGGTATCCTGCAAGTCGACGCGCGGGATCGTCGCGGCGATTTCGAGCTATCTGGCGGAGAAGGGCTGCAACATCATCGATTCCAGCCAGTTCGACGATCTCGATACCGGCAGGTTCTTCATGCGCGTCAGCTTCATTTCTGAGGAGGGTCTGTCCGGCTCGGCGATCAGCGCTGATTTCGCTGCCGTCGCCGCGCCCTTCGAAATGGAATATGACTTCCACGACAGCGAGAAGCGCATGAAGGTGCTGCTGATGGTGTCGCGCTTCGGCCATTGTCTCAACGACCTGCTCTACCGCTGGAAGATCGGCGCCCTGCCGATCGACATCGTCGGCGTCGTCTCCAACCATTTCGATTACCAGAAGGTGGTCGTCAATCATGACATCCCCTTCCACCACATCAAGGTGACCAAGGAGAACAAGCCGCAGGCCGAGGCCCAGCTCGTCGACCTCGTCGAGCAGACCGGCACCGAGCTCATCGTGCTCGCCCGCTACATGCAGGTCCTCTCCGACCAGCTCTGCAAGCAGATGTCGGGCAGGATCATCAACATCCATCACTCCTTCCTGCCGAGCTTCAAGGGCGCCAATCCCTACAAGCAGGCCTACAGCCGAGGCGTCAAGCTGATCGGCGCGACCGCCCATTACGTGACCGCCGACCTCGACGAAGGCCCGATCATCGAGCAGGACACCGCGCGCATCACCCATGCGCAGTCACCCGACGACTATGTCTCGATCGGCCGCGACGTCGAAAGCCAGGTGCTGGCGCGCGCCATCCACGCCCATATCCATCACCGCACCTTCATCAACGGCAACCGTACCGTCGTCTTCCCGGCAAGCCCCGGAAGCTACGCCTCCGAACGCATGGGCTGA
- a CDS encoding glycoside hydrolase family 5 protein, protein MRTTRHLVALLLAAALIPSPALAAGAPCYRGVNLSGGEYGERGATYGTNYIYPTEETIGYFAKKGMTIIRLPFRWERLQPALRGRLDDDELQRIKDTIGLIRKHGMAVLLDPHNFGYYDKVQVGTAPATDAAFADFWARLAVEFANQDGILFGLMNEPHDIKATEWLDAANAAIRSIRAAGARNLILVPGTSWSGAHSWEKDVIGGANGTVMLGVRDPLDFYAYEVHQYLDVDSSGTHPTCEGADAAVEAIAGVTAWLKRNHKRGFLGEFGASADKDCMSGLTKIYATMSGNSDVWLGWSYWAAGEWWPADEPFNVQPGKGPERPQMRLLAASAKADAGGCAAVKPAVN, encoded by the coding sequence ATGAGGACGACACGACATCTGGTGGCGCTGCTGCTTGCGGCCGCCCTCATCCCGTCGCCCGCCCTTGCGGCCGGCGCGCCCTGTTATCGCGGCGTCAATCTTTCCGGCGGCGAATATGGCGAGCGCGGCGCGACCTACGGCACGAATTACATCTATCCTACCGAAGAGACGATCGGCTATTTCGCCAAAAAGGGCATGACGATCATCCGCCTTCCTTTTCGCTGGGAGCGGCTGCAGCCCGCGCTCCGCGGACGGCTCGACGACGACGAGCTCCAGCGGATCAAAGATACCATCGGCCTGATCCGTAAGCACGGCATGGCCGTTTTGCTCGATCCGCATAATTTCGGCTATTACGACAAGGTGCAGGTCGGCACGGCGCCGGCGACGGATGCCGCCTTCGCCGATTTCTGGGCGAGACTCGCCGTCGAATTCGCCAATCAGGACGGCATTCTTTTCGGCCTGATGAACGAGCCGCACGACATCAAGGCGACGGAATGGCTCGATGCCGCCAATGCGGCCATCCGAAGCATCCGCGCGGCAGGCGCGAGAAACCTCATCCTCGTACCCGGCACCTCCTGGAGCGGCGCTCACAGCTGGGAGAAGGATGTGATCGGCGGAGCCAACGGCACGGTGATGCTCGGCGTGCGCGATCCGCTCGACTTCTACGCCTACGAGGTCCACCAATATCTCGACGTCGATTCGTCGGGAACCCATCCCACCTGCGAAGGTGCGGACGCCGCGGTCGAGGCAATCGCTGGCGTCACCGCCTGGCTCAAGCGAAACCATAAGCGCGGCTTTCTCGGCGAATTCGGCGCTTCCGCCGACAAGGACTGCATGAGCGGCCTGACCAAGATCTACGCCACCATGTCCGGCAACAGCGATGTGTGGCTCGGCTGGTCCTACTGGGCGGCGGGCGAATGGTGGCCGGCGGACGAACCTTTCAACGTTCAGCCGGGCAAGGGCCCCGAGCGACCGCAGATGCGGCTTCTCGCCGCCTCGGCGAAAGCCGATGCCGGCGGCTGCGCCGCCGTCAAGCCCGCGGTGAACTGA
- a CDS encoding cephalosporin hydroxylase family protein produces the protein MTTKDDRLEFEAHKREMSLALGKDEASFQQSLNTLIGLDKFDYFYLWSWMGVPIIQLPADILATQEVIWATKPDVIIETGVARGGSLIFMASILAATGNDKAKVVGVDIDIRAHNRESIESHPMSNRIKMIQGGSVDDDVLAAVKAEIPPGARVMVVLDSDHSYEHVLAECRAYGPLVSEGCYLVVADTLIGHLTEEQAFTKRSKVWLRGNEPLQAVTDYLAETDRFEVDPVLNGKLVLSSSPGGYCVCRKA, from the coding sequence ATGACCACCAAGGACGACCGCCTCGAATTCGAAGCCCACAAGCGGGAAATGTCGCTTGCGCTCGGTAAAGACGAAGCAAGCTTCCAGCAATCGTTGAATACGCTGATCGGACTCGACAAGTTCGACTATTTCTATCTTTGGTCCTGGATGGGCGTGCCGATCATCCAGCTTCCGGCCGATATTCTTGCGACCCAGGAAGTCATCTGGGCGACGAAGCCCGATGTCATCATCGAAACCGGTGTGGCGCGCGGCGGCTCGCTGATCTTCATGGCCTCGATCCTCGCCGCCACTGGCAACGACAAGGCCAAGGTTGTTGGCGTCGATATCGACATCCGCGCTCATAATCGCGAATCGATCGAATCTCATCCGATGTCGAACCGGATCAAGATGATTCAGGGCGGCTCCGTCGACGACGACGTGCTTGCCGCTGTCAAGGCCGAGATTCCGCCCGGCGCCCGTGTGATGGTGGTGCTCGACAGTGACCATTCCTATGAGCATGTCCTTGCCGAATGCCGCGCCTACGGCCCGCTGGTAAGCGAAGGCTGCTACCTTGTCGTAGCCGACACTCTCATCGGCCACCTGACCGAGGAGCAGGCATTCACCAAGCGTTCCAAGGTCTGGCTGCGTGGCAATGAGCCGCTACAGGCGGTTACGGACTATCTGGCGGAAACTGACCGTTTCGAAGTCGATCCCGTCCTCAACGGCAAGCTCGTTCTGTCTTCCTCGCCAGGCGGCTATTGCGTCTGCCGCAAGGCCTGA